A single genomic interval of Saccharomyces eubayanus strain FM1318 chromosome IV, whole genome shotgun sequence harbors:
- the ERV15 gene encoding Erv15p, with protein MAGTGLSLFVTGLVLNCLNSICQIYFTILYGDLEADYINSIELCKRVNRWSTPEAILQAFVSILFLLNGYWFVFLLNVPVLAYNAITVFKRTYLLDATDIFRTLGQRKIECFLKLGFYLFIFLFYFYRMVTSLLENEANLIG; from the coding sequence atGGCAGGAACTGGGCTCTCGTTATTTGTGACGGGACTTGTATTGAATTGTTTAAACTCCATATGTCAAATATACTTCACTATATTATACGGTGATTTAGAAGCTGATTATATTAATTCAATCGAACTGTGTAAACGGGTAAACAGATGGAGCACACCAGAGGCAATTTTGCAGGCGTTTGTTTCtatattatttcttttgaatggaTATtggtttgtttttctcttaaATGTCCCTGTTTTGGCATATAATGCGATCACTGTCTTTAAAAGAACATACCTACTGGACGCCACTGATATTTTCAGGACGCTGGGTCAACGCAAAATTGAATGCTTTTTAAAATTAGGGTTCTacctcttcatcttcctcttttatTTCTACAGGATGGTCACATCATTACTTGAAAACGAAGCTAACTTGATAGGGTAG
- the AME1 gene encoding Ame1p — MDRDTKLAFRLRGSHSRKTEDIDDDAIVFRTPNVLYRETESPVRSPAHRMLSSPRLANPFEFPTDAGDTKAQDRSEHEYQPAEDEDYPMANPESESADNEPQQYVRNDEELTTEYNFEDIPIRQLSSSITSVTTIDVLSSLFINLFENDLIPQALKDFNKNDDDQFRKLLYKLDLRLFQTISDQMTRDLKDILDINVSNNELCYQLKQVLTRREDLNQQIISVRNEIQELKAGKDWHDLQSEQSKLNDKVKLNTKLNDLTSTLLGQSQAGDSMMSQSNEDESIQDDSNILDIARFGNLMDPYNGLLEKINNINEKLSNELQPTL; from the coding sequence ATGGATAGAGACACTAAACTAGCTTTCCGGCTGAGGGGTAGTCATTCTAGGAAGACAGAAGATATCGATGATGATGCAATCGTGTTCAGAACGCCGAATGTGCTATATCGGGAGACCGAATCTCCTGTCCGATCTCCTGCTCACCGCATGTTGTCTTCGCCAAGACTTGCAAACCCTTTTGAATTTCCCACCGATGCTGGTGATACGAAGGCACAGGACCGCTCTGAACATGAATATCAACCTGCGGAAGATGAAGACTATCCTATGGCTAACCCTGAAAGCGAGAGCGCTGATAACGAACCGCAGCAATATGTGAGAAACGATGAAGAGCTTACCACTGAGTATAATTTCGAAGATATTCCCATTAGACAGTTATCGTCATCTATCACTTCAGTGACCACAATCGATGTTCTATCATCTTTGTTTATTAATTTATTCgaaaatgatttgattCCACAAGCTTTGAAggatttcaataaaaatgatgatgaccAATTCAGAAAGTTATTGTACAAATTAGATCTGCGGCTCTTTCAAACTATATCAGATCAAATGACTCGAGACTTGAAAGATATACTGGACATTAATGTATCTAACAACGAACTCTGTTACCAATTGAAGCAGGTGCTTACTCGAAGAGAAGACTTAAACCAGCAGATCATATCGGTGCGAAatgaaattcaagaattgAAAGCAGGAAAGGATTGGCACGATTTGCAAAGTGAACAATCCAAACTGAATGATAAAGTAAAACTGAATACAAAGTTGAACGATTTGACGTCTACTTTACTGGGCCAATCTCAGGCAGGTGACAGTATGATGAGCCAAAGTAATGAAGACGAGTCGATACAAGATGACTCAAACATCTTGGATATTGCACGTTTCGGTAACCTAATGGATCCATATAACGGACTTCTTGAAAAGATCAATAacataaatgaaaaactctCTAATGAATTACAACCAACTctataa
- the NGR1 gene encoding Ngr1p encodes MADANNASLRQDNPYIIPLPPSSTVETSSEPPRTLWMGDLDPSFDEATIEQIWSRLNKKVIVKLIRAKKNLLIPCSSTSSGNTNTNEESGENQQLASSSTDHLDNSQMININGVSFIDPSTTQLHHAGYCFVEFESQKDAQFALSLNATPLPNFYSPTTNSQTNSTFKRTFRLNWASGATLQSSIPSTPEFSLFVGDLSPTATEADLLSLFQTRFKSVKTVRVMTDPLTGSSRCFGFVRFGNEDERRRALIEMSGKWFQGRALRVAYATPRNNMMLQLQEQQQQSQQQQRQQQEPEDNQAPLLVKTANNLIQNNSNMLPLNALQNTPPIPLNEGGNHMRVKEFLPSHTYNTDPTNTTVFVGGLVPKTTEFQLRSLFKPFGPILNVRIPNGKNCGFVKFEKRIDAEASIQGLQGFIVGGSPIRLSWGRPSSSNAKATPTVMGAGQYLSSNSGRAPSSASSIDNSKQILEQYAEDKRRLFLQQQQQQQQQHANYPMEQLTHHNYYNYNNFDYRNNNNGGQGDLDNSQRPNIPYVQEESTMYPHQYANSSYPLQPMANQLSNADDNMPQFGNALTMSLPLPSGNNHKMGMNMGMNMNTPNMNQMAYGMGSRPNMYDVSGMMNPPSSTVSSSNNSKLNSMNKHPNRNNIPPIHPSLLH; translated from the coding sequence ATGGCCGATGCTAATAACGCCTCTCTGAGACAGGACAATCCATACATCATTCCGCTACCCCCTTCATCAACAGTAGAGACGTCTTCTGAGCCTCCAAGAACACTGTGGATGGGTGATTTGGATCCCTCCTTTGACGAAGCTACCATTGAACAGATATGGTCCcgtttgaataaaaaagttaTTGTTAAATTAATAAgggcaaagaaaaacttatTGATTCCTTGTAGTTCCACCTCAAGTGGTAACACCAATACCAACGAGGAGAGTGGAGAAAACCAACAACTCGCATCCAGTAGCACCGATCATTTAGATAACTCCCAGATGATTAATATTAATGGAGTCTCATTTATTGACCCTTCCACCACTCAATTACACCATGCAGGATATTGTTTTGTAGAGTTCGAATCACAGAAGGACGCTCAGTTTGCCCTATCGTTAAATGCTACGCCCTTGCCCAACTTTTACTCTCCAACAACCAATTCTCAAACAAATTCAACATTCAAAAGAACCTTTAGATTGAATTGGGCTTCAGGCGCAACTTTACAAAGTTCTATACCATCTACTCCAGAATTCTCCCTGTTCGTAGGAGATCTTTCCCCCACGGCTACTGAAGCCGATTTATTGTCTCTGTTCCaaacaagattcaaatcAGTGAAAACGGTTCGTGTAATGACTGATCCTTTAACAGGATCATCTCGTTGCTTCGGGTTTGTCAGGTTTGGCAACGAGGACGAACGTCGTAGAGCTTTGATTGAAATGAGTGGTAAATGGTTTCAAGGAAGAGCTTTAAGGGTTGCATATGCCACACCAAGAAACAATATGATGTTGCAATTACAagaacagcagcaacaatcacaacagcaacagcgCCAGCAACAAGAACCAGAGGACAATCAGGCCCCTCTCTTGGTCAAGACTGCAAATAATcttattcaaaataatagcaaTATGCTACCCCTCAATGCCCTTCAAAATACTCCTCCAATACCATTAAACGAGGGTGGGAATCACATGCGTGTAAAGGAATTTTTACCCTCTCACACTTATAATACTGACCCGACCAATACTACTGTATTTGTGGGTGGGCTAGTACCAAAAACCACTGAGTTTCAGCTACGTTCGCTATTTAAACCATTTGGCCCTATCTTAAACGTTAGGATCCCTAATGGTAAAAACTGTGGGTTCgttaaatttgaaaaaagaattgacGCAGAAGCTTCGATACAAGGCCTGCAAGGTTTCATTGTAGGTGGAAGTCCGATAAGATTATCATGGGGGCGTCCTTCAAGTTCAAATGCTAAAGCGACACCAACCGTTATGGGGGCGGGTCAATATTTATCATCGAATAGTGGAAGAGCTCCTTCATCAGCCTCTTCTATTGACAATTCTAAGCAAATCTTGGAACAGTATGCGGAAGATAAAAGGCGACTCTTtttgcaacaacaacaacaacaacaacaacagcacGCTAACTATCCCATGGAGCAGTTGACTCACCATAATTACTACAATTACAATAATTTCGATTATcgcaataacaataatggtGGTCAAGGCGACCTGGACAATTCTCAAAGACCAAACATCCCGTACgtacaagaagaaagtacAATGTACCCACACCAATATGCAAACTCTTCATACCCGCTCCAACCAATGGCTAATCAACTCTCTAATGCTGATGACAACATGCCACAATTCGGGAATGCGTTGACAATGTCTCTACCCCTGCCCAGTGGTAACAACCATAAGATGGGCATGAACATGGGCATGAACATGAACACCCCCAACATGAACCAGATGGCATACGGAATGGGCAGTAGACCCAATATGTACGACGTGTCTGGGATGATGAACCCTCCTTCAAGCACAGTTTCGAGTAGCAACAACTCGAAACTGAATAGTATGAACAAGCATCCTAATAGGAACAACATTCCGCCAATTCATCCATCTCTTTTACATTGA
- the MET8 gene encoding bifunctional precorrin-2 dehydrogenase/sirohydrochlorin ferrochelatase MET8 yields MVKSLQLAHQLKDKRILLIGGGEVGLTRLYKLIPTGCKLTLVSPTLHKAIVPKFGKFIDRENHPEYRETAKRIVNSNWDFSKNEIYEYIHDEFKDEYLDLEDHDDAWYIIMTCIPDHPESARIYNLCKERFGNQQLVNVADKPELCDFYFGANLEIGDRLQILISTNGLSPRFGALVRDEISNLFSQMGDLALEDAVVKLGELRRGIRLLAPNDKDVKYRMDWAKRCTDLFGIQHCHEIDVQRLLGLFKTMLQEQHRSLQFPPRDQMLSYYCSS; encoded by the coding sequence atggtaaaatCGTTGCAATTAGCGCACCAGTTAAAGGACAAGAGAATACTTTTAATCGGCGGTGGAGAGGTCGGCTTGACAAGATTATACAAGCTAATACCCACAGGTTGCAAGCTGACTTTAGTTTCTCCTACCTTACATAAAGCCATCGTTCCGAAGTTCGGGAAATTCATCGACAGGGAGAACCATCCCGAATACAGAGAAACCGCCAAACGCATCGTCAATTCCAACTGggatttttccaagaacGAAATTTACGAGTATATTCACGACgaattcaaagatgaaTACCTCGACCTAGAGGACCATGACGACGCGTGGTACATAATTATGACCTGCATACCGGACCACCCGGAAAGTGCAAGAATATACAACCTCTGCAAAGAAAGGTTCGGCAACCAGCAGCTAGTAAACGTGGCAGACAAGCCAGAGCTATGTGACTTCTACTTCGGCGCCAACCTGGAGATAGGCGACCGTCTGCAGATTCTCATCTCGACCAACGGACTTTCCCCACGCTTCGGCGCCCTGGTAAGAGACGAGATCAGCAACTTGTTCTCACAGATGGGAGACCTAGCGCTAGAAGATGCCGTGGTAAAGCTTGGCGAACTGAGAAGAGGCATCAGGCTCCTAGCGCCAAACGACAAGGACGTCAAGTACCGTATGGACTGGGCCAAACGCTGCACGGACCTCTTCGGAATCCAGCACTGCCACGAAATCGACGTCCAGCGCTTGCTAGGCCTCTTCAAGACCATGCTTCAAGAACAGCACCGCTCGCTGCAGTTCCCTCCCAGAGATCAGATGCTCAGCTATTACTGCTCGTCCTGA
- the SDS24 gene encoding Sds24p, translated as MASTPNTFPPSQNSSSGNLPTSRHASIVEMLSTPPLLPQVQVNEADDKEQPEELTPPKAAGAPGPAPAATPAPLRDEKPQFKLSAVPMTQTPSQCLSSVHAQKWQHIQLSQLIEQNKLIFVPGSISVEEAFNTLIKYHLNSIPVESVPGDMDCFTFDYNDLNSYLLLVLNKITVSNKKLTTDCQNGKPVPVGEMVKLTPKNPFYKLPENESLSTVMGILGSGVHRVAITNEGMTKVKGILSQRRLIKYLWDNARSFTSLEPLLNSSLQDLHIGVLNIQSKPTSRQSRVISIQGEEPLIMGLYKMHVERISSIAVIDKQGNLLGNISVTDVKHVTRTSQYPLLHKTCRHFISVILNSRGLETGKDSFPIFHVYPSSSLARTLAKLVATRSHRLWIVQPPESSNSASASSTNLTASNTAANAATGTAQSSTNGSASMSKSSSSASINSHSPLMTAMEDPPSPRSSAIAIPPPSPVSSTSTPNLFEKEYRTGKLIGVVSLTDIINLLSRKQTGNKAVDPQSARRQRGSIAM; from the coding sequence ATGGCTTCTACCCCGAACACGTTCCCTCCAAGCCAGAACAGTTCCTCTGGAAACCTTCCCACATCTAGACATGCGTCTATCGTCGAGATGCTGTCCACTCCACCATTGCTGCCCCAGGTGCAGGTGAACGAGGCAGACGACAAAGAGCAGCCGGAAGAGCTCACGCCGCCAAAGGCTGCCGGTGCTCCCGGACCTGCTCCTGCTGCCACTCCCGCACCCCTCCGCGATGAAAAGCCCCAATTCAAACTGTCAGCTGTGCCCATGACACAGACTCCGTCGCAATGCCTATCCTCTGTGCATGCTCAAAAGTGGCAGCACATTCAGCTGTCGCAATTGATTGAACAAAACAAGCTTATTTTTGTTCCGGGTTCCATATCAGTAGAGGAAGCCTTTAACACTCTGATCAAGTACCACCTGAACTCCATCCCCGTGGAGTCCGTTCCTGGCGACATGGACTGTTTCACTTTTGACTATAATGACCTGAATTCGTACCTGTTGCTGGTCTTGAACAAGATCACCGTCAGCAACAAAAAGCTCACCACAGACTGCCAAAATGGAAAGCCCGTCCCTGTGGGCGAGATGGTCAAATTGACTCCTAAGAACCCCTTTTATAAACTGCCGGAAAATGAGAGTTTGTCCACGGTAATGGGAATTCTCGGTTCAGGTGTACACCGTGTAGCCATCACAAACGAAGGGATGACCAAGGTTAAAGGTATCTTGTCCCAGCGTCGTTTGATCAAGTACCTCTGGGACAACGCTAGGTCGTTCACGAGTTTGGAGCCCTTATTGAACTCCTCGCTACAAGATTTACATATAGGTGTTCTTAACATCCAGTCCAAGCCAACTTCAAGACAATCTCGTGTTATCTCCATTCAAGGAGAGGAGCCGTTGATTATGGGTCTTTACAAAATGCATGTAGAAAGAATATCATCCATTGCCGTCATCGATAAACAAGGTAACCTTTTAGGTAACATATCAGTGACTGACGTGAAGCACGTCACCAGAACATCCCAATATCCACTATTGCACAAGACTTGCCGTCATTTTATTTCGGTCATCTTGAACTCAAGAGGACTGGAAACGGGTAAAGATTCCTTCCCAATTTTCCACGTATACCCCTCCAGCTCTCTAGCAAGAACACTAGCAAAACTGGTCGCCACAAGGTCTCATAGATTATGGATTGTGCAACCGCCGGAGTCGTCCAATTCCGCATCGGCATCCTCCACGAACTTAACCGCATCTAACACCGCAGCTAATGCAGCTACCGGTACCGCTCAGTCGTCAACTAATGGTAGCGCTTCCATGTCgaaatcatcttcttcggcATCCATCAATTCTCACTCTCCTTTAATGACGGCAATGGAAGATCCGCCATCGCCACGTTCCTCGGCCATCGCGATCCCACCACCAAGTCCCGTTTCCTCAACAAGCACTCCAAAcctatttgaaaaagaatacagAACAGGAAAACTGATCGGTGTAGTCTCATTGACCGATATTATCAACTTACTgtcaagaaaacaaaccGGAAACAAGGCAGTGGACCCTCAATCCgcaagaagacaaagagGCAGTATTGCCATGTGA
- the HPC2 gene encoding Hpc2p: MQPDTRVQILNNDNNIKKEPETDNEDSLSKILNRRTNKKIPNIAEELAKNRNHAKGASPSPILVSTFSSSAPSSGPPSSSTNSVDIPTANRFSRSTVEPFQYPPNLTVSTSKIDPDETRRNSKNIDNRTAPERGRSSFAANQLKISSLLTMSSNDDSTPPAINTFNGNKNGNNTINNISSPSIELHTDANSIESLKKTPNSPRNKSLTPKVILPTQNMDGSLLKIPRLNDNPPGILIAKTGSPVNLDVETTVQPLAKINKLTTHSVKPTLTKQSAEKVSLKRSNSSITQSDSNGNSNKKPAPERARKSNSVSAILPKPANKTSKKAASGNADSNKKKPVSNKAASAIKKEPNTSSKLSTVKKENSTLSFNKATEKEKDKGTDTKTSANNVKKETSSKSPRKLVPAPTINSPKIVQTTETKIKEPSILIDIPLYQTDTNDYLDENGQVIFNLSTLIKEKYHLNQKELTQLKDSKRNLITQLNDHSNGALEKEKDEEGDIIELDDDEDLEDDEGELDTETNTAATTASPKKKSHPMKGKNLIGKYDVEDPFIDDSELLWEEQRAATKDGFFVYFGPLIEKGHYASLERANGTMKRGGVKNK; encoded by the coding sequence ATGCAACCGGATACTAGAGttcaaatcttgaataACGATAACaacattaagaaagaacCTGAAACTGACAACGAAGACTCTTTGAGTAAAATTTTAAACAGAAGGacaaataagaaaatacCAAATATTGCTGAAGAGTTAGCCAAGAACAGAAACCACGCCAAAGGTGCCTCTCCATCGCCCATCCTAGTCTcgacattttcttcttcagctcCTTCTTCGGGGCCCCCTTCCTCGTCTACAAACTCGGTAGATATACCAACAGCAAACCGATTTAGCAGAAGTACGGTAGAACCGTTTCAATATCCACCCAATCTCACGGTGTCTACGAGCAAGATAGATCCAGATGAAACAAGGCGGAATAGTAAAAACATAGACAATAGAACTGCACCAGAAAGAGGacgttcttcttttgctgCGAACCAACtaaaaatatcatctttGTTAACTATGTCCTCTAATGACGACAGCACGCCCCCAGCGATAAACACTTTCAacggaaacaaaaatggcaaCAATACTATTAATAATATCTCATCACCCAGCATCGAGCTCCATACAGATGCAAACAGTATCGAGTCgctaaaaaaaactccAAACTCTCCTAGAAATAAATCATTAACCCCCAAAGTTATTTTGCCCACTCAAAACATGGACGGCtctcttttgaagataCCCCGTTTAAACGATAATCCCCCTGGTATTCTTATAGCGAAAACCGGCTCTCCCGTAAATTTGGACGTTGAAACTACAGTACAACCTCTAGCAAAAATCAATAAGCTTACTACTCATTCCGTGAAACCAACTTTGACAAAACAATCAGCAGAGAAAGTTTCGTTGAAGCGAAGTAACAGCTCGATTACACAGAGCGATTCTAATGGCAACTCTAATAAAAAACCTGCACCCGAAAGAGCGAGGAAATCGAATTCAGTGTCAGCAATATTACCGAAGCCAGCTAACAAGACATCAAAAAAGGCTGCTAGTGGCAACGCTGATTCcaataagaaaaagccTGTTTCGAACAAGGCTGCATCCGCTATTAAGAAAGAACCGAACACAAGCTCCAAATTGAGTACAgtcaagaaggaaaacagCACTTTATCTTTTAACAAAGCCActgagaaagaaaaagacaaaggcACTGACACAAAGACCTCTGCAAACAACgtcaaaaaggaaacaagCTCAAAATCTCCCAGGAAACTAGTACCTGCACCAACAATCAATTCACCTAAGATTGTACAAACgacagaaacaaaaataaaagaaccCTCAATCTTGATTGACATTCCGTTGTACCAAACTGACACAAATGACTACTTGGATGAAAACGGTCAAGTCATTTTTAATTTGTCAACtttaataaaagaaaaatatcaccTAAACCAGAAAGAACTGACACAGTTAAAAGattccaaaagaaatttaataACACAGTTGAATGATCATTCTAACGGCGCactagaaaaggaaaaagatgaagaaggtgaTATCATAGAATTGGATGACGATGAGGACTTGGAGGATGATGAAGGAGAATTAGACACGGAGACGAACACTGCAGCAACTACAGCCtctccaaagaagaaatcacaTCCGATGAAAGGTAAAAATTTGATTGGTAAATATGACGTTGAAGACCCGTTCATTGATGATTCAGAATTATTATGGGAGGAACAACGTGCTGCCACAAAAGATgggttttttgtttattttggtCCATTAATTGAAAAGGGACACTATGCAAGCTTAGAACGTGCAAACGGTACCATGAAAAGAGGTGGTGTCAAGAACAAATag
- the YBP1 gene encoding Ybp1p yields MEPIEDLLSELTDAFKTQKEDLIALVTLIDIYSEQVDQEGTFDEKAKFIETLRGLLEENPTITGEIGWDVPKGLLKFLSKENIDVSKVLCVNNIIHGVMRCFYVISIHGEPKKCLVTGLELLSALSVEDVSENNDQQNKEEFVNEQAAAPAPAETVTKSSDPSDSSYYGERKNIKEFFLTLKAYILFEFIGANLKRISTLYPSKYLGAAVATIEKFVYDHADSFEDALFLLRRVYTFCRNYIPPDTPKDIQLNAQFTQEMLDKVVEKESELQVRLLRRLCTFGISSPIKTVNTNPDTKYYCALNHQKFQPTVYYTELLELYCRFYQLAYSLDVDIKAEFQNVLKECRIIYKSVPQEADAVNDEAKLVMERMVYKLAYTFEVQKAAKERSVGLDLNGIVLFSGINYLETNEHLVQKITITDAIYLYLRFTTPSLYSKVYHSVAVESVNRYWLWYAITTESLENVKTELKNLSVFVTKALLQVLLIKNCVQVNHQLRMITFTLLTRLLCLVPENVAFDFILDVLKICPFPLGKTSVLCILKDLSRQRVSKRDDNPETSSISEGLSKLGINEDQKPKKGNIKYYIQLDSSKMAAVHECCLRTIHDSFTTDAKKSEILLLSTYLNFLIVLREQWDRELLEIVYSTIYSRLELIGSDALSNYKEIVDANKSLKYYLNTM; encoded by the coding sequence ATGGAGCCAATCGAAGATCTACTTTCAGAGCTTACTGATGCGTTCAAAACTCAAAAGGAGGACCTTATTGCGCTGGTAACACTAATCGATATTTATAGTGAACAAGTTGACCAGGAAGGCACGTTTGATGAGAAGGCTAAATTCATTGAAACCCTAAGGGGATTGTTAGAGGAGAATCCGACCATTACTGGTGAAATTGGCTGGGATGTACCCAAAGGCCTATTAAAATTCTTGTCAAAAGAGAATATCGATGTAAGCAAAGTATTATGtgttaataatattattcaCGGTGTAATGAGGTGTTTCTATGTAATTTCGATTCATGGAGAACCGAAAAAATGTCTGGTTACTGGTTTGGAATTGCTTTCAGCCCTTTCTGTTGAAGATGTTTCTGAAAACAATGATCAACAAAATAAAGAGGAGTTTGTCAATGAGCAAGCTGCTGCGCCAGCTCCTGCAGAAACGGTTACTAAAAGTTCTGATCCGAGCGACAGTTCTTATTATGgtgaaaggaaaaacataAAGGAATTCTTTTTAACGTTGAAAGCTTACATTCTATTTGAGTTTATTGGAGCGAACCTCAAAAGAATCTCCACTTTGTATCCTTCAAAATACCTAGGAGCTGCTGTGGCAACGATTGAGAAATTCGTTTATGACCACGCTGATTCATTTGAAGACGcacttttccttcttcgTAGGGTTTATACATTTTGCAGGAATTACATTCCCCCAGACACGCCGAAAGATATACAGCTAAACGCACAATTTACTCAAGAAATGCTTGATAAAGTAGTAGAGAAAGAAAGCGAGTTACAAGTGAGACTTTTACGTAGGCTCTGCACATTTGGAATTTCGTCGCCTATCAAAACTGTCAACACCAATCCTGATACAAAATACTACTGCGCACTAAATCATCAAAAGTTTCAACCAACGGTATATTACACCGAACTGCTTGAGTTATATTGTAGGTTTTATCAACTGGCGTATTCGCTTGATGTTGATATAAAAGCAGAATTTCAGAACGTATTAAAAGAATGCAGAATAATTTACAAATCTGTACCACAAGAGGCTGACGCTGTTAATGATGAAGCGAAGTTGGTCATGGAAAGAATGGTATATAAACTAGCTTATACTTTTGAAGTACAAAAGGCTGCAAAAGAAAGGAGCGTTGGCTTAGATCTTAAtggtattgttttgttttctggTATCAATTATTTAGAGACCAATGAACATCTGGTACAGAAAATTACAATCACGGATGCCATTTATCTTTACTTAAGATTTACCACCCCTTCATTATATTCCAAAGTGTACCATAGTGTAGCAGTTGAATCTGTTAATCGTTATTGGCTATGGTATGCAATCACAACTGagtctttggaaaatgttAAAACGGAACTCAAAAACCTTTCAGTATTTGTTACAAAAGCTTTGTTACAGGTTCTACTTATTAAGAATTGTGTTCAAGTCAATCACCAGTTACGAATGATAACTTTCACCCTCCTCACGAGACTACTATGTTTGGTTCCCGAGAACGTTGCATTTGACTTTATTTTGGATGTTCTCAAGATATGTCCCTTCCCATTGGGCAAAACATCTGTATTGTGTATCCTAAAAGATCTTTCAAGGCAACGCGTTTCCAAAAGAGATGATAATCCTGAAACCAGTTCAATCAGTGAAGGACTGTCAAAGCTGGGAATCAATGAAGATCAAAAGCCTAAGAAAGGAAACATCAAATATTATATTCAATTAGATTCTTCCAAAATGGCAGCTGTCCATGAATGCTGTTTACGAACTATCCACGACTCATTTACTACAGACGCTAAGAAAAGCGAgatattgttgttatcgacttatttgaattttctcATCGTACTGAGAGAACAATGGGATAGAGAATTATTGGAAATCGTTTACTCAACAATTTACTCTAGATTGGAACTGATTGGATCCGATGCACTTTCAAActataaagaaattgtagATGCAAATAAGTCTTTAAAGTATTACTTAAACACTATGTAA
- the ATG12 gene encoding Atg12p, giving the protein MSRILESENETESDESSIISTNNGTATERTRNHPEIKSSTHTVQNRLELFSRRLSQLGLASDASVDQQLDSSASSTYEQKEMNKTNTSTAEQKNIATEQKSRKEEQDTQKIQIKFQPIGSIAQLKPSVCKISMSQPFAMVILFLKRRLKMDYVYCYINNSFAPTPQQNVGELWTQFKVSDELIVSYCASVAFG; this is encoded by the coding sequence ATGAGCAGAATTCTAGAGAGcgaaaatgaaacagaaaGCGACGAAAGCTCTATTATATCGACTAACAATGGAACGGCCACTGAAAGGACAAGAAATCATCCAGAAATAAAATCATCGACACACACAGTTCAAAATAGACTAGAACTCTTTAGTAGGAGGCTATCTCAACTCGGATTAGCAAGTGATGCTTCTGTGGATCAACAACTGGACAGCTCAGCTAGTAGCACTTATGAACAGAAGGAGATGAATAAGACAAATACATCGACAGCAGAGCAAAAGAATATTGCAACTGAACAAAAGAGTCGCAAGGAGGAGCAGGATACGCAAAAGATCCAGATAAAATTTCAACCAATTGGGTCTATTGCGCAGTTGAAACCATCGgtttgtaaaatttcaatgtCACAACCTTTTGCTATGGTAATTCTATTTCTCAAAAGACGACTGAAGATGGATTATGTTTATTGTTATATAAATAATTCTTTCGCACCCACCCCACAGCAAAATGTCGGAGAACTTTGGACACAGTTCAAAGTTAGCGACGAACTAATTGTAAGTTATTGTGCATCGGTAGCATTTGGCTAA